The Ascaphus truei isolate aAscTru1 unplaced genomic scaffold, aAscTru1.hap1 HAP1_SCAFFOLD_424, whole genome shotgun sequence genome includes a region encoding these proteins:
- the LOC142484016 gene encoding uncharacterized protein LOC142484016 — protein sequence MRHFTMQNKEQQQCILNTQEIACIDAMSTLLQEGIQIEESSHLLDISQLSVYELDSSISSTNNHTNITSQPGRPLVLYREQSVDGSADLPSVRDTKIVHSPFSAKSTYFPYHSKGAFVETFYTMVLKDFEQMCLNTTSIRNRNLSKEENIALKELCSLNNLVIRQADKGGGIVLQDRTDYLSEAFRLLGDNTSYIILGQDPMESFQKKYKDLLTQALNMNVINKSEFGFLYIRFPRTPIFYHIPKIHKHISNPPGRPIVSGVESMTSSVSQYVDYFLQPLVTRLKSYLRDTLHVLDSISGIIWKPTYIWATCDITSLYTCIKHNKGLEAVKHFLNLDTSLGNTQSLFILQAITFILEHNYFLFEDIYYLQICGTAMGTRFAPSYANLYMGLWEELHVWGDADLGASLVYYSRYIDDIILIWDGDQELLEHKLQAFNNNDMDLKFTYNVNKNMIVFLDLELEAHLNGEIITKTHFKTVATNSYLHNNSNHYKRWLANIPRGQFLRIRRNCSSHSDFLAQGEILVERFLAKGYDKHIILYMRHFDR from the coding sequence ATGCGACATTTCACGATGCAAAACAAGGAACAACAACAATGTATACTTAACACACAGGAGATAGCTTGCATTGATGCAATGTCCACCCTGTTACAAGAAGGGATACAAATAGAGGAGTCATCACATTTGTTGGATATAAGTCAGCTATCCGTTTATGAGCTAGATAGTTCTATATCATCTACGAATAATCATACAAATATTACATCACAACCAGGAAGACCCCTAGTTTTATATAGAGAACAAAGTGTTGATGGATCCGCTGATCTCCCTTCAGTAAGAGATACCAAAATAGTCCACTCTCCTTTTTCTGCAAAGTCCACGTATTTTCCTTACCATTCAAAGGGAGCATTTGTTGAAACTTTTTACACCATGGTTCTTAAGGATTTTGAACAAATGTGTTTAAATACAACATCAATACGGAATAGAAATCTATCAAAAGAGGAGAACATCGCACTTAAGGAACTTTGTAGTCTAAACAACCTTGTCATTAGACAGGCGGATAAAGGAGGGGGCATAGTTCTGCAGGACAGAACAGATTACCTGTCAGAGGCTTTTAGACTCTTAGGCGACAATACCTCATATATCATTTTGGGGCAAGATCCTATGGAAAGTTTTCAAAAGAAGTATAAAGATCTTCTTACTCAGGCTCTAAATATGAATGTCATTAACAagtcagaatttggttttctttaCATACGGTTTCCAAGAACACCTATTTTTTACCACATTCCCAAGATACATAAACACATTTCCAACCCTCCTGGAAGACCCATTGTTtcaggggtggagtcgatgacatccagcgtgtcccaatacGTGGATTATTTTCTACAACCTTTAGTCACACGATTGAAATCGTATTTAAGAGACACGTTGCATGTCCTCGACTCCATCTCTGGAATCATTtggaaacccacatacatctgggcaacatgtgatATTACATCTTTGTATACTTGCATTAAACATAATAAAGGTTTAGAAGCagtaaaacattttcttaatttgGACACAAGTTTAGGCAACACACAATCCTTGTTTATTTTGCAGGCCATTACATTCATactagaacacaattattttttatttgaagacatttattatttgcagatctgtgggacggccatgggcacgagatttgcccctagttatgcgaacctctacatgggtttgtgggaggaactacatgtgtggggtgatgcAGATCTGGGGGCGAGTCTTGTGTACTATAgccgttacatagatgacatcatcctaATATGGGATGGTGATCAGGAACTCCTGGAACATAAACTGCAGGCATTTAACAACAATGACATGGATCTGAAGTTTACTTACAATGTTAATAAGAACATGATTGTGTTTCTGGACTTAGAACTGGAGGCTCATTTAAATGGAGAAATCAtcaccaaaacacactttaaaacagtgGCCACCAATAGTTATCTACACAATAATAGCAACCATTACAAAAGATGGTTGGCcaatatccccaggggccaatttctcagaattaggaggaattgttcttcACATTCTGATTTTTTGGCCCAGGGGGAAATATTGGTTGAAAGATTTCTGGCCAAAGGTTATGACaaacacatcatactgtatatgagaCATTTCGACAGGTAG